The following are from one region of the Endozoicomonas sp. 4G genome:
- a CDS encoding MATE family efflux transporter — MNKPTSLSASADREFFRKLWRLALPVSLQSMMFSLLGLIDILMVGQLGETAVAAVGLGNRIFFFNLILTASLGSGMSILASQFIGSGDTAGLRRTLVQSLLISVCITIPFVAFYMLLPDVVIGFSTNDPELTGLAIEYLLITAPSIICAAIVVPLEAAMRASGDARTPTRIGFYAILVNVFLNYVLIFGHFGFPELGVAGSAWGTTLSRFFQTALLLWYIKQFRSHLIPEKRDAELGMKKKELVRYFKVSVPIVLQDGSWAFGLIIYSVIYASIGVNELAIMSAISSIEAILISLFIGFGVGGSIILGQELGAQRFEKAWRQGWMMLILSPFIALIVATVLIIFRTDVVSLFGKFEGTTMTMAQEAMIVASVGLCVRVINLMGIMGLLRSGGDVKATAIISTFAMWGIGIPMAWLAAQWGLPLYLVFIFSLFEELSKALMVLLRVFSRRWLKNLVSEPVTQST, encoded by the coding sequence ATGAATAAACCCACTTCACTGAGTGCCAGTGCGGACAGGGAGTTTTTCCGTAAACTCTGGCGCCTCGCCCTGCCTGTTTCCCTGCAATCCATGATGTTTTCCCTGCTCGGGCTCATCGATATTTTGATGGTCGGCCAGCTGGGTGAAACGGCTGTTGCGGCGGTGGGTCTGGGTAACCGAATCTTTTTCTTTAATCTGATTCTGACCGCTTCCCTGGGTAGCGGCATGAGCATTCTGGCCTCCCAGTTTATAGGCTCGGGGGATACGGCGGGCCTGCGAAGAACGCTGGTGCAGTCGCTGCTGATCTCAGTATGTATCACGATCCCTTTTGTCGCCTTCTACATGCTGCTGCCTGATGTGGTGATTGGCTTTTCGACCAATGACCCGGAATTGACCGGGCTGGCGATTGAATACCTGTTGATTACCGCGCCCTCTATTATATGTGCGGCCATCGTCGTACCTCTGGAAGCCGCCATGAGAGCGTCTGGCGATGCCAGAACACCTACCCGCATTGGCTTTTATGCCATCCTGGTGAATGTCTTCCTGAATTACGTGCTGATTTTTGGCCACTTTGGCTTCCCGGAACTGGGCGTTGCCGGCTCGGCCTGGGGAACCACACTGTCCAGATTCTTTCAGACGGCCCTGCTGCTCTGGTACATCAAACAGTTCAGAAGTCATCTGATCCCTGAAAAGCGGGATGCTGAACTGGGCATGAAAAAGAAAGAGCTGGTCCGCTATTTCAAAGTCAGTGTTCCCATTGTACTCCAGGATGGTTCCTGGGCTTTTGGCCTGATTATATACAGCGTCATCTACGCCAGTATTGGCGTGAATGAACTGGCGATCATGTCAGCGATCTCTTCCATTGAGGCTATTCTGATTTCGCTGTTTATCGGATTCGGGGTGGGTGGCTCAATTATTCTGGGTCAGGAACTGGGAGCCCAGCGATTTGAAAAAGCCTGGCGACAGGGTTGGATGATGCTGATTCTGTCTCCTTTTATTGCCCTGATTGTTGCTACTGTGCTGATTATTTTCCGGACGGATGTGGTCAGCCTGTTCGGAAAGTTTGAAGGCACCACCATGACCATGGCCCAAGAAGCCATGATTGTCGCCAGTGTTGGCTTGTGTGTCCGGGTTATCAACCTGATGGGCATTATGGGTCTGCTAAGAAGTGGCGGCGATGTCAAAGCCACGGCCATCATCAGCACCTTTGCCATGTGGGGGATTGGTATCCCCATGGCCTGGCTCGCTGCCCAATGGGGATTACCATTGTACCTGGTGTTTATTTTCAGCCTGTTTGAAGAGCTGTCCAAGGCGTTGATGGTGCTGTTGCGGGTATTCTCACGACGCTGGTTGAAAAACCTGGTCTCGGAGCCGGTGACCCAGAGCACCTGA
- a CDS encoding DUF29 domain-containing protein: MSNLYETDYHQWLSNQVALLRNHHFDQLDLENLLEDLELGIESKVDNLEHFLTNLILHLLKMDYQTTVLRDSVATERVIKGWMVSVCTARDGINKLIGKNHSLKTRIQDALAVSYPDGKRKAIREMNFYVNKNQRLDNNSFPDECPWSYDQLMTEDWYPLNGVNIFE, translated from the coding sequence ATGAGTAATTTATACGAAACTGATTATCACCAGTGGTTATCCAATCAAGTAGCCTTGCTAAGAAATCATCACTTTGACCAGTTGGATTTAGAAAATCTGTTAGAGGATTTGGAGTTGGGCATAGAATCAAAAGTCGATAATCTTGAACATTTTCTAACCAATCTTATTCTCCATTTACTGAAGATGGATTACCAAACGACCGTATTACGGGACAGTGTAGCGACGGAACGGGTGATTAAAGGCTGGATGGTGTCAGTATGTACTGCCAGGGATGGGATTAATAAATTAATAGGTAAAAATCACAGTTTAAAAACAAGAATCCAGGACGCTTTAGCGGTTTCGTACCCTGACGGAAAAAGGAAAGCCATCAGGGAAATGAATTTTTATGTCAATAAAAATCAAAGACTGGATAATAATAGCTTTCCCGACGAATGCCCGTGGTCTTACGACCAGCTAATGACTGAAGACTGGTATCCATTGAACGGAGTAAACATTTTTGAGTAA
- a CDS encoding patatin family protein, with amino-acid sequence MPGTHISYAAQNFEGLSYLIQDVPSVALVTEGGGQRGIFTAGVLDAFLNAGFNPFGLLIGTSSGALNLASYICGQEKHAYRVITEATTSQNFFALKRFLTGKGGLDLDWLVQQAKSGLVLDWNAGRENMRHRTVLASACGLSQHQACYFNLAEDDWQLALKATCSIPLLHTKPVQNESERYVDGGVCAPIPVQEAYRRGYNHIVVVRTMPVEFYREHQWLKGISKWMKKTRVAELVQLLVEHEESYRKTQEFLAIPPDDVTIYEIHPNKTLGSKLIGSSMDALERDYELGLKSGRYFLNSVGRRIVSPSVLSLSKESGSRGTSPLL; translated from the coding sequence ATGCCAGGAACACATATTTCCTATGCTGCCCAGAATTTTGAAGGACTCTCTTATCTGATTCAGGATGTACCCAGTGTCGCACTGGTGACCGAGGGAGGTGGGCAACGTGGCATTTTTACGGCTGGGGTTTTGGATGCATTTCTAAATGCCGGTTTTAATCCTTTTGGCTTGCTGATTGGCACGTCTTCCGGTGCTCTCAACCTGGCTTCTTACATTTGTGGTCAGGAAAAACATGCGTATCGGGTCATTACAGAAGCCACTACCTCCCAGAATTTTTTTGCGCTCAAGCGTTTTTTAACCGGTAAGGGAGGTTTGGATCTGGACTGGCTGGTTCAGCAGGCGAAATCGGGTCTGGTACTGGACTGGAATGCCGGACGTGAAAATATGCGTCATCGAACCGTATTGGCCAGTGCCTGTGGTTTGAGTCAACATCAGGCCTGTTATTTCAATTTGGCAGAAGACGACTGGCAACTGGCTTTGAAAGCCACCTGTTCCATTCCCCTGTTGCATACAAAGCCAGTACAGAACGAATCAGAGCGTTATGTTGATGGCGGTGTTTGTGCCCCCATACCGGTTCAGGAAGCTTACCGCCGTGGTTATAACCACATTGTTGTAGTTCGAACCATGCCCGTTGAATTTTACCGTGAGCACCAGTGGTTGAAAGGTATAAGTAAGTGGATGAAAAAGACCCGAGTCGCAGAGTTGGTGCAGTTGCTGGTTGAGCATGAAGAAAGTTATCGTAAAACTCAGGAATTTCTGGCAATACCCCCTGATGATGTCACCATTTATGAAATTCATCCTAACAAAACTCTGGGTTCAAAATTGATTGGCAGCTCTATGGATGCTTTGGAAAGGGATTACGAGCTTGGCCTGAAATCCGGGCGTTACTTCCTGAACAGTGTGGGCCGAAGAATTGTCAGCCCGTCCGTCCTGAGTCTTTCAAAGGAGAGTGGCTCTCGGGGAACATCGCCACTACTGTAG
- the serS gene encoding serine--tRNA ligase, protein MLDPKYVRSHLHEAAALLRKKHFELDVERLNALEERRKSLQIHTEQLQSERKSGSKEFGKIKSRGGDISELKARMDQLSVEVKESEQELSALQVELNDLLLGVPNLPHESVPEGDDEEDNVEVRRWGTPTDFQFDLKDHVDLGEPLGLDFETGTKLSGARFTLMRGGIARLHRALAQFMLDVQVEEHGYEEVNTPALVHDTALLGTSQLPKFSEDLFKTECAEADKPFYLIPTSEVTLTNVVRESILDAAELPLKLTAHSCCFRSEAGSHGRDTRGLIRQHQFEKVEMVQIVHPEKSFEALEAMTGHAEAILQKLGLPYRVVALCGGDLGFAATKTYDLEVWLPGQGKYREISSVSNCLDFQARRMLARFRNPETGKPELLHTLNGSGLAVGRTLVAVLENYQNEDGSISIPEVLQPYMGGVTVLRT, encoded by the coding sequence ATGCTGGATCCCAAATACGTTCGCAGTCACCTCCATGAAGCGGCTGCCTTGCTTCGTAAAAAGCATTTCGAGCTGGATGTAGAGCGACTGAACGCGTTGGAAGAGCGTCGCAAGTCCCTGCAGATTCACACCGAACAGCTTCAGAGCGAACGTAAATCCGGGTCGAAGGAGTTCGGCAAGATCAAATCCCGGGGCGGTGATATCTCCGAACTCAAGGCGCGTATGGACCAGCTCTCTGTCGAAGTGAAAGAGTCCGAGCAGGAACTGTCAGCCCTGCAGGTAGAACTGAATGATCTGTTGCTGGGCGTTCCCAACCTGCCCCATGAGTCAGTCCCGGAAGGTGACGACGAAGAAGACAATGTTGAAGTGCGTCGTTGGGGAACCCCGACTGATTTCCAGTTTGATCTCAAGGATCACGTTGACCTGGGTGAGCCCCTGGGTCTGGACTTTGAAACCGGCACCAAACTCTCCGGTGCCCGGTTTACCCTGATGCGTGGTGGCATTGCCCGACTGCACCGTGCCCTAGCTCAGTTTATGCTGGATGTTCAGGTTGAAGAACATGGCTATGAAGAAGTGAATACACCGGCTCTGGTGCATGATACTGCTCTGCTGGGAACGAGCCAGCTGCCAAAGTTCAGTGAGGATCTGTTCAAGACCGAATGCGCTGAAGCGGATAAACCTTTCTACCTGATTCCAACCTCCGAAGTCACCTTGACCAACGTCGTGCGGGAAAGCATTCTGGATGCTGCTGAACTGCCACTAAAACTGACGGCACACTCCTGCTGTTTCCGCAGCGAAGCAGGCAGCCACGGTCGTGATACCCGGGGACTGATTCGCCAGCATCAGTTTGAGAAAGTGGAAATGGTTCAGATCGTGCATCCGGAAAAGTCGTTCGAGGCGCTGGAAGCCATGACCGGTCATGCCGAGGCCATTTTGCAGAAGTTGGGTCTGCCTTATCGTGTGGTAGCGCTCTGCGGTGGTGATCTGGGCTTTGCTGCCACCAAAACTTACGATCTGGAAGTCTGGCTGCCGGGTCAGGGCAAGTACCGTGAGATTTCTTCTGTCAGTAACTGTCTGGATTTCCAGGCCCGCCGTATGCTGGCCCGTTTCCGTAATCCTGAGACCGGCAAACCGGAATTGCTGCATACCCTCAATGGTTCCGGTCTGGCGGTGGGTAGAACGCTGGTGGCGGTGCTGGAAAATTACCAGAACGAAGACGGTTCCATTAGCATCCCCGAAGTGCTTCAGCCTTACATGGGCGGTGTCACTGTTTTGAGAACCTGA